The following are encoded together in the Bacillus sp. V2I10 genome:
- a CDS encoding ABC transporter permease, which translates to MKKRYLFLALTILSISSIFIGVKDITPLDLLNLQDDQVQILLISRLPRLISILIAGVSMSICGLIMQQLTRNKFVSPTTAGTMDSARLGILVSLMIFTSASPLEKMGVAFLFALAGTFIFMKILERIRFKDTIFIPLVGLMFGNIIGSITTFFAYKNDLIQNMSSWLQGDFSMIVKGQYELIYISIPLVIVAYFYANRFTVAGMGEEFSANLGLNYKQVVNIGLVIVALVTTVVILTAGVIPFLGLIIPNIVSIYLGDNLKKSLPHTALLGAVFILFCDILGRIIIYPYEISIGLTVGVIGSIIFIYLLFRRKAYE; encoded by the coding sequence ATGAAAAAGAGATATTTGTTTTTAGCGCTCACAATTTTATCAATAAGCTCCATTTTCATCGGGGTCAAGGACATTACGCCTTTAGATCTTCTGAATCTGCAGGATGATCAGGTGCAAATCCTCCTGATAAGCAGACTGCCAAGGCTCATCAGCATTTTGATTGCAGGTGTCAGTATGAGCATCTGCGGCTTAATCATGCAGCAGTTAACGAGGAACAAATTTGTCTCTCCGACCACAGCTGGTACGATGGACTCAGCTAGATTGGGCATTTTAGTTTCGCTGATGATTTTCACTTCGGCAAGTCCGCTTGAAAAGATGGGTGTTGCCTTCCTTTTCGCACTAGCCGGAACGTTCATTTTTATGAAGATTTTAGAGAGAATCAGATTTAAAGATACGATCTTCATTCCGCTTGTAGGCTTAATGTTCGGCAACATCATTGGTTCCATTACAACCTTTTTCGCCTACAAAAATGATTTGATTCAAAACATGTCATCTTGGCTTCAGGGCGATTTTTCTATGATTGTAAAAGGGCAGTATGAGCTGATCTACATAAGCATTCCTCTTGTTATTGTTGCGTATTTCTATGCGAACCGATTTACGGTAGCTGGAATGGGAGAAGAGTTTTCAGCCAATCTGGGACTGAATTATAAGCAGGTTGTCAATATAGGTCTTGTGATCGTAGCTCTTGTGACAACGGTCGTTATTTTGACCGCAGGCGTCATTCCGTTCCTTGGATTAATCATTCCGAACATCGTCAGTATTTATTTAGGGGACAACCTGAAGAAAAGCCTTCCGCATACAGCTTTGCTGGGTGCAGTATTTATCCTGTTCTGTGATATTTTAGGGCGCATCATCATTTATCCGTATGAAATATCGATTGGTTTGACTGTCGGTGTGATCGGAAGCATCATTTTCATTTATTTACTGTTTAGGAGAAAGGCATATGAATAA
- a CDS encoding iron chelate uptake ABC transporter family permease subunit — protein MNNKTKLIILGVIAVLFAAIFLFYDVGRNPDYVLPKRGVKILAIVLTGSCIAFSTMIFQTITNNRILTPSIIGLDSLYLFIQTFIIFVFGSQSLTMTNKNINFLLSVGLMVLFALLLYQLLFKREGRNIYFLLLVGIVFGTLFGSMSSFLQVLIDPNEFQIVQDRMFASFYNVNTDLLLAAILITAAIAVYFMKFSHFLDVLSLGREHAVNLGIDYDGVVRRLLIMIAILVSIATALVGPITFLGLLVANVAHEFLKTYQHKYLIIGSILISIIALLGGQFIVEKVFTFSTTLSVIINFIGGVYFIYLLLRENKSW, from the coding sequence ATGAATAATAAAACGAAGCTTATCATCCTTGGGGTCATCGCCGTATTATTCGCTGCAATTTTCCTATTCTATGATGTTGGACGGAACCCGGATTATGTTCTTCCAAAACGGGGAGTCAAGATTTTGGCCATTGTTTTGACAGGAAGCTGCATCGCGTTTTCTACGATGATTTTTCAAACGATTACAAATAACCGAATCTTAACTCCGAGCATCATTGGATTAGATTCTCTCTATCTTTTTATTCAGACGTTCATCATCTTTGTTTTTGGTTCTCAATCACTTACGATGACTAATAAGAATATAAACTTTCTTTTATCTGTCGGGTTAATGGTGCTGTTTGCCCTGCTCCTCTATCAGCTTCTTTTTAAAAGAGAAGGGAGAAACATCTATTTTCTCCTATTAGTCGGGATTGTGTTTGGAACGTTATTCGGAAGCATGTCCTCATTTTTGCAGGTGCTGATAGATCCGAATGAGTTTCAGATTGTGCAGGACAGGATGTTTGCAAGCTTTTACAATGTGAACACAGATCTTCTCCTTGCTGCGATTCTTATCACTGCCGCGATTGCGGTTTATTTTATGAAATTCAGTCATTTCCTGGATGTGCTCTCGCTCGGAAGGGAGCACGCTGTAAATCTCGGCATCGACTACGATGGAGTGGTCAGAAGGCTGCTGATTATGATTGCCATTTTAGTCTCTATCGCAACGGCTCTCGTTGGCCCGATTACATTTCTTGGCCTGCTTGTTGCAAATGTGGCACATGAGTTTTTAAAAACATATCAGCACAAGTACTTGATTATAGGATCAATTTTAATCAGCATCATTGCTTTGCTCGGCGGTCAATTTATCGTTGAGAAAGTATTCACCTTTTCAACAACATTAAGCGTGATCATCAATTTCATAGGCGGCGTGTACTTTATTTATCTGCTGCTCAGGGAGAATAAATCATGGTAG
- a CDS encoding ABC transporter ATP-binding protein — protein sequence MVEVSKVSKRYGNKNVVEDVSIRVEKGKITSFIGPNGAGKSTLLSMVSRLIKKDTGQVFIDGTDIGEWKSNDLAKKISILKQSNHLNIRLTIRDLVSFGRFPYSKGNLTKEDMKHVDEAIQYMELQGMQDKYLDQLSGGQQQRAFIAMVIAQNTEYVLLDEPLNNLDMKHSVQIMKVLRRLVDELGKTVVIVIHDINFASCYSDFIVALKDGKIVKEGPVAEIITSPVLKEIYEMDIDIQTINGNRICVYF from the coding sequence ATGGTAGAAGTCAGCAAGGTTTCAAAACGGTATGGAAATAAGAATGTAGTGGAAGATGTATCCATCCGGGTCGAAAAAGGGAAAATCACCTCTTTTATCGGACCGAACGGAGCGGGAAAAAGCACGCTGCTGTCGATGGTCAGCCGTTTGATTAAAAAGGATACGGGGCAGGTATTTATTGACGGCACCGACATTGGAGAATGGAAAAGCAATGATCTTGCGAAAAAAATCTCGATCCTGAAGCAGTCCAATCATTTGAATATCCGTTTAACGATCAGAGACCTGGTCAGCTTTGGACGGTTTCCATATTCTAAAGGGAATCTCACAAAGGAAGATATGAAGCACGTTGATGAGGCCATTCAGTATATGGAGCTTCAGGGCATGCAGGATAAATACCTGGATCAGCTGAGCGGAGGCCAGCAGCAGCGCGCATTTATTGCCATGGTCATCGCCCAGAATACAGAGTATGTTCTCCTTGATGAACCGCTGAACAACCTGGACATGAAGCATTCCGTGCAGATCATGAAAGTGCTGAGAAGGCTTGTGGACGAGCTTGGAAAAACAGTCGTGATTGTGATTCATGATATCAACTTTGCTTCCTGCTATTCAGATTTTATTGTCGCATTAAAAGACGGAAAAATTGTGAAGGAAGGTCCTGTTGCAGAAATCATTACATCCCCTGTTTTAAAAGAAATTTATGAGATGGATATTGATATTCAAACGATAAACGGCAATCGCATTTGTGTTTATTTTTAA
- a CDS encoding siderophore ABC transporter substrate-binding protein, which yields MKKNLLVVLLTVVLAVFAAACGTKEAEKTSASGEKAKEEITVKHQLGETKVPENPEKVVVFDFGTLDSLDKLGIEAAGVPQENVPSYLSKYEDAKYENVGGLKEPDFEKINEMEPDLIIISGRQQDSYEEMSKIAPTIFMGVDTMKYMESFKENVTTLGEIFGKEEEAEKEFAKVEESIKALKEKASAGDEKALIVLANDGKVSAYGAGSRFGIIHDEFGFAAADEKIEVSTHGQSISFEYIAEKDPDYLFVIDRGAVAGGESSAKQVLENDLVKNTKAYKNGKIIYLDPDYWYLSGGGLESVAGMTEEVSGSIE from the coding sequence ATGAAGAAGAATTTATTAGTAGTCCTATTAACGGTTGTACTGGCTGTTTTTGCGGCAGCGTGCGGAACAAAAGAGGCAGAAAAAACTTCTGCCAGCGGTGAGAAAGCGAAAGAAGAAATAACAGTGAAGCATCAATTAGGCGAAACAAAAGTACCTGAAAATCCTGAAAAAGTCGTTGTTTTTGACTTCGGAACATTGGATTCTTTAGATAAATTAGGCATTGAAGCAGCGGGAGTGCCGCAGGAAAACGTTCCTTCTTATCTTTCAAAATATGAAGATGCAAAATACGAAAATGTCGGCGGCTTAAAAGAGCCGGACTTTGAAAAAATCAATGAAATGGAACCAGATCTCATCATCATTTCAGGCAGACAGCAGGATTCGTATGAAGAGATGAGCAAGATTGCCCCGACCATTTTCATGGGCGTGGATACAATGAAGTACATGGAATCATTTAAAGAAAATGTAACAACATTAGGCGAGATCTTCGGCAAGGAAGAAGAAGCAGAAAAAGAGTTTGCTAAAGTAGAAGAGTCAATCAAAGCCCTTAAAGAGAAAGCATCAGCAGGCGATGAAAAAGCCTTAATCGTCCTTGCGAATGACGGCAAGGTAAGTGCCTACGGAGCAGGCTCACGCTTCGGCATTATCCATGACGAATTCGGATTCGCGGCAGCTGATGAAAAAATCGAGGTTTCTACACACGGACAAAGCATTTCATTTGAATATATTGCAGAAAAAGACCCGGACTACCTATTTGTTATTGATAGAGGAGCAGTTGCCGGCGGAGAATCCTCTGCGAAGCAGGTATTGGAAAATGACTTAGTCAAAAATACGAAGGCCTACAAAAATGGAAAGATTATTTATTTAGATCCTGACTATTGGTATTTATCTGGCGGTGGATTGGAATCTGTTGCCGGAATGACTGAGGAAGTATCAGGTTCAATTGAATAG
- a CDS encoding amidohydrolase, translated as MLKAWHDQAEEMFSQMVEWRRHLHRNPELSFEEVETPKMIAGILKDYGIEVRTGVGGRGVVGKIYGGKPGKTIALRADFDALPIQDEKEVEYKSTVPGVMHACGHDGHTATLLAVAKILSENKHLLAGNVVLIHQHAEELYPGGAIAMIEDGCLEDVDVVYGTHLSSRGPLGTFAYRSGYSMASADSFEIKIIGKGGHGSSPHETVDSIAIGAQVVNQLQHVVSRGVDPQKSAVLSVGSFHAGNANNVIANSAVITGTVRTFDKEVRKYVEEELKNIVKGVCLAFHADCEVSYQNGYPAVYNHNEEVEVFKEVISSSLDKEMLMETPPIMGGEDFAYYLLNKPGMFYHTGARNEETGAAYPHHHPKFDFDERAMVYAAKSLLGLVYHYTAVIPEEKAVEIV; from the coding sequence GTGTTAAAAGCATGGCATGATCAAGCAGAGGAAATGTTTAGTCAAATGGTGGAATGGAGGCGGCATCTTCACCGCAATCCTGAGCTTTCCTTCGAGGAAGTAGAAACACCGAAAATGATAGCGGGTATTCTCAAAGACTATGGAATTGAAGTTCGCACTGGCGTAGGCGGAAGGGGAGTAGTCGGGAAAATTTATGGCGGGAAACCTGGAAAAACAATTGCGCTAAGAGCTGATTTTGATGCTCTCCCCATTCAGGATGAAAAAGAAGTCGAATATAAATCGACTGTTCCCGGTGTGATGCATGCCTGCGGACACGACGGTCATACGGCAACATTATTGGCTGTCGCAAAAATACTAAGTGAAAACAAACATCTTCTTGCAGGAAATGTGGTGCTTATTCATCAGCACGCGGAAGAACTTTACCCTGGCGGTGCCATCGCAATGATAGAGGATGGCTGTTTGGAAGATGTCGATGTTGTATACGGAACGCATTTATCGTCAAGAGGACCGCTTGGGACATTTGCCTATCGCAGCGGTTATTCAATGGCCTCGGCGGATTCGTTTGAAATAAAAATAATTGGAAAAGGCGGTCATGGCTCTTCCCCTCATGAAACAGTTGATTCAATTGCGATCGGCGCCCAAGTGGTAAATCAGCTTCAGCATGTTGTCAGCAGAGGAGTAGATCCCCAAAAATCGGCTGTCTTATCAGTAGGTTCCTTCCACGCTGGAAATGCAAACAATGTTATTGCTAATTCAGCAGTCATTACTGGAACCGTTCGAACGTTCGACAAGGAAGTAAGGAAATATGTAGAAGAGGAGTTAAAGAATATTGTAAAGGGAGTTTGTCTTGCTTTCCATGCTGACTGTGAAGTCTCATATCAAAACGGCTATCCTGCAGTATACAACCACAATGAGGAAGTTGAAGTATTTAAAGAGGTTATCTCTTCTTCATTAGATAAAGAGATGCTGATGGAAACTCCGCCAATTATGGGTGGTGAGGATTTTGCCTATTATTTGTTAAATAAACCAGGGATGTTCTACCATACGGGTGCCAGAAACGAAGAAACAGGAGCAGCTTATCCTCATCATCATCCTAAATTTGATTTTGATGAGCGTGCAATGGTGTATGCCGCAAAATCATTGCTGGGACTTGTCTATCATTATACTGCTGTAATTCCGGAAGAGAAGGCGGTTGAAATTGTTTAA